A window of Magallana gigas chromosome 8, xbMagGiga1.1, whole genome shotgun sequence genomic DNA:
ttgttttcattgaggATCTAATTTCGCTGGGAAGGGTAACTCACGCATACCAGTAAAAATTGAGCCATTATGAATTCTAATGAATCCGCAGAACACATGTACAGCTCTATATTACATACGACACAAAATGCATACCTTTTAGATTTTTTGATTTGAAGATTTTCCATTCTCAGTAATCTCATTAcctttaaagtaatttttaaatatctggGAATAAAATGCTCATTAATGGTACAGAAGtttgtattttatgtttgaaaatgtaTAACACATACCAGTTAATTCCTTATATATTTAACAGGTAAAAAGTCACAGAATTAACATGCGAGGTCCGACTTTCACAGTTGCCTGGCATCCAAGTCGCCCCCTACTGGTTAACACCTGTTTGACGATCGTGACATGAACGACAGATATCGGGATGCAGGGACCGTGAAAGTGTTTGGATTCCCAAGCGATAACACATGAATGTTTTAACTTGGTACTTCACTCAGTGAGAGTTGAAGTGAGAAATGTCATGCTCAGAAGTGTATAAAGGTGGAAAGTGGACAGAAAATAACCAAAGTGAAGAGAAAGTGACATAGCACAACTTATGGTGATTTTCATGTGATGAACAAAGCACCTGGTGTAAAGGCTGGTGGCagttatattattgtattagaCACCATTAATAGATGGATGAAAGGTATGGCATATATTCTGCTTTTgtactttaaatgttttaaataacgaaatatttttttccatcttATTATGATATctgattttgatacatgtatctttacaAAGGAACACATGAATGaaattatgttaattttatttatttaattagaaTTTCAAAAGCTTGGGTTTACATTTGTAATAGATATCTATATATATTGGCTTATAACAAGGTAGTATATACATCTATCAGTGGCGTAGCGCCCTTTACGCAAAAACGCAAATGAATacacaaaattttgcaaagcaTAGGTCTTATGATTTGAGTTTCCTATTGTTTGCACGTAAACAAATCGTATTGAGACTCCACTAAATTATAATCTGCATATTTAGTATTCAGTTCTCATCGTAAACCAATGCACTTACTACGATTCCGGAAAATACCGtcattccatactttacattaaaattaattggaAGTTCGTTTGAATCAAAAATTAATATGGACGAGCTATACCTTTGACTTTCATGTTATTGGCTTAAAGAATGATCTAcaataaacttattaaaatgagATGAACAACTTTTAACTCCTTTCAAGTATAGACATTCATTTCAAGTTTAGACATTCATACTAAAATCTAAAAACACATCAAGTTTTGAGTGTTTGTCCGTAATTGTATTCTGTCAGtctatacttacatgtaatttaaagacGGCGGTCGGGTGATTAAAATTTGGCCAAAGTCACAATACATTGTGATAAACTTGAtcaaaaatttgtcatttaggTAAGTGTGTTACGGTTTGAATAATAGACCTGTTTCAAAACGCCTATTATCTTTAGTCATATGCAGTTGGTTTCCGCTGGGGTATCAgtgtttcatatataatttcacattcttttaaaattcaacatttccCATACACATACAGTGtgtaaaattgtaacattttgagACAAAATCTCATCATCAAAAGCCTTTAAACCTACAAGCTAAAACCTAAAATCCAAGAGCATCGGgagtcttgaaattttaaagaaaatatttgaagagTACCAGGTAAATAATGTTTGTCTCGGAATTCAGcaacttttgttcatatttattggaataataatacttaaaaaatgtcatatttttaaggcagttttgtcattcaaataacataaaatccaGGAGCTTCCGGGGGCTTCGCCCCCTGGGTCCCCACCAGGGCTCTGCCCTAGACCCGCTGGGGGCCTCAAAGCGGCCcccatttcatttcattttatttattctcatattgtataaaacatagagaaaatatacaatacatacaatattatacaagaAGCAAGAGAGTATACTGTACGCATCAACCTGGAGAGTTGACTCtcttattaataatattgataaaacataagttattaataacagctaatttattacatgaaaataattcaaaaaatttgaaagcatttggtcgtctaaaatacattgatggtaaATAAGCTTTTCTATATTCTTTCAATTCCGGACATATCATAATATAGTGATATTCGTCgccaatgttatttttacataaattacaaaatcgttGATTTCTAGGTACGTTGTTCCATCTGCCTGCCACCCCCTACCTTTTTTTGAATACAGTAAATTAAAATGTAGCTACGCCACTGTCTATCATGCATGCACAATGTACATGCAATGACATTTTACATCCTTGAGCAAGTCATATCagtgtaaaaaaacaaaacattgtaaatccATGCATGGAAcagtatttatcaattaatgtcatgaatacatgtacttgatgtTTTATgacatcttaaaaaaaaaccccaaataacATTCTGCAATCTGCAATATTAATTACTACTCATCAGTTGGATCTATAAGCACTCCTtctgttgaaatatttatacaaattaCTGACTTGTACGTGTATGCTTATACATAGAGAGAGGCTCAAAATGCATAGGTGTATTGCAATTAGAGTGTCTCATATTTTAAGTGCCATATACACTCCAATACGGTCTTAAGTGATGGATGCATTATTCTTTACTTTCTacaaaactcataattttctcTTTCTATATTGATACATAGATATTATATCAAGTCttaatttgatattgaaaagaatgtacacattttttGTAGATCTTGCTGTCGGTCAGAGTAAGATCTAGACCCCATAGTGCCACAGGTGACCATCGTGTACAGTGTAGTTCAGCTGCTCTGCCTGATTGACAATGGAATGGACGCCTGTCGATATCACCAGACCTTGGGAATGTGGGACCAGGCCGTCTAGCTGGCTAAGGTATATCTGTCATAGAAAAGACATTATTTAGTGTACACTGTACTCAGATGGATctcatgatgtcatatttcttgtTGTAATAGGCAACattaatgaatacaaaacagtcagtttttagctcatctgagctgaaagctcaagtgagctattctgatcacattttgcctgtcgtccgtctgtctgtctgtaaacttttcacattttcaacatcttctcaaaaaccacagggcgaatttcaaccaaacttggcacaaagcatccttaggctaatgggattcaaagttgtgaaaattaaggatcacgctCTTTTGCAaaggaagatacatgtaattaggaattattgaaaatttttataatttttttaaaatcttcttctcgcgAACCAAAAggacaggaaagctgaaacttgtatagaagcatcctcgggtagtgtagattcaaagttgtgaaaatcatgaccctcaggGATAGGGTGGGTCTAtattgggggggagggggggggtgacTTACAtatgaaaacatgtatatagagtaaatttgtaaaaatcttcttctcaagaaccattggcAAGGAAAGTTAAAAtcatgtggaagcatccttagctAGCGTAAAATCAAGGTtgtgaaatgggggggggggtcaaatttttacataagaatatatagagtaccggtaactctttaaaaattatcttctcaagaaccatttggccagtaaagctgaaacttatatggaagcatcctcaggtagtgtcgattaaaggttgtgaaaatcatgactcccgagGGTAGGGTGACACCACAATGGGggtttgattttttacatatgaatactGGTATATAGAGTAGAtcttctcaaaaccattaggccagaaaagctgaaacttgtatagaagcattctcaggtagtgtagattaaaagttgttaaaatcatgacccttgggggtaaagtggggccacaatggggggatgacgttttacataggaatttagagtaaatctttaaaactctgACATCTTCTCAAGACCCATTTGGggaggaaagctgaaatttgtttggaagcatcgtcagataaaaagatttcaagtttattcaaatcatgattccccgtgtgtagggtggggtcacaagagggggggggggggcaaatttttacataggaatatagagaaaaatatctttaaatctttttctaaaaaaaacatttgcctagaaaagctgttaCCATATATATACTCGCTTATAGGTACGGTTTGTCTATAAGTCGGTTGTCATTTTCCAGCtttaatttgaagattttgCTGTTGACTCCCTTATAAGTCAGATCACTTTTTTAGGACAATTGATGTTCAGATACTCTCAATAAAATACCacattttatcatacatgttttGCGTtctaaaaaaattgtctttgttTCACCCCATAATTGCTTTTAGACTATTTCTCTCATGGGTTTATGATGttaataacttttgattttaaatgccattattttttataacagtAATTACAAGTTGGTAATAGCTTCAAAACTACCAGAGtccttttgaaaatttgatgatagtgatttatttttacttttatagtgtaagcaacttcagatagtagagattcaagtttgttcaaatcacaatCTTTAGGAGTATtgggggccacattggggattcagttgtacaaaagaaaacattttaattattcacaaaactgaaatattattatatatgcttttacttatatgcaagaatttttatatattgttgattctttagaattgtttaaactttggcccctggacaaATATTTGGCCTtacaaggggttcaaagtttgatgtaggtttatatcctgtatataaacaattgttaagggtctttttgagaactgcaatgctgaatgtgatatgactttaaaatcctgttagaaaagggacttgattataaaattaatataagaatatccagggggaaacagatttttttgtataggatctacatgtattataccaccttgtccaaatattttgtattatgactccataagctgattttatcatgcctattagTGTTGCTctggtgagcgatgtggcccgtgGGCCTCTTGGGTTTGAGTTATTGTGAAAATGAACCCTGATCGGCTCTTGTAAGATTTGATACttaaacactttttttaaagttggagagagagagagagagagagagagagatgaagaCAGATAATTATAACAATATTCTGTTGATAGTTTATTGATAGTTGAATGATTACAGTTCCACTTAATGTAGTTTTAAGGTAAGCATGCCTACATTGTCATCTATCTCTATCTGTGTGTGTTTACAGTTTCACTGGTGGAGGCTGTTTACCTGGAATACGCCTGTCTACTGGCCAACCTAGGACTGAGGGCACCTGCCAAGTTCTACTACCAAAAGCCGGCGATAAAGGGAGGCAATTCAAAGAGGAATTCATTCTCTTTACCTAAAAATTGTACCATGTCTGTCAATGATGGAGAAAAAGTGAAATGATGGTCCTTGTTAACTGACAGTAATGGAGAGAATATTTTCTAACAAACAGTTAAAGATGAACAGGTGAAATGATGGCATTGCTACTATCTTTTATTACAGTTAACTCAATGAAAAGATGTGGTATTATCATGTGGTATATTTTATATGCAAGTATTCTTGATTTATGATTTATACAATTCGCCGTACAAATTACAAATTGATCGTTCACTAATTGAAAAGTATCTTAAATTTCCTTGATCATATtagcataatttgcaaaaaaCTACATATgttatgagttaaatttggcctccataattcaccattttttttgtgtttcaggtacaataaaatgttatgttatgttatattttagaagagctaatgtataatctatttgtcacctatttatttgatttatttgcactcactggcagtatatgatgtCAGAaatgacgctatttctataattaaatcaagatcagtcaaaaattgacatttttcttatctttttatgaatggagAATATaaagcgcatgcttgaacaaggacaTTTTTTTGCCACCtattagccttggctagattcatctctgattaaaatattttgtttgttcaagcatgcgctctatgtttccgGAAAGAAAAACtacttgaaaacaagctgttttatgctaaaaatgcaaacaaTGGTGGGGAAAGGTTGTCTTTATGaattcatatttctaaattgtgggcagttgaatcaaaatgaacattatgtaaaaacatcacatatatatctgtacaaagaaaacaaagaatttcaataaaatgatgatgttcatttcagggggccattttaggtccttatcatatatagtcctttatatGATATTagattttattaaattgtaataatttaattcattacATCTTACCTTCAAAATACCATGAcagaatttatttaaaaattaatggaagaccaaatgtaacattttataaCTTATGAGCTTATGATATAAGAAGTCAAAATCAGGACAAATCCTATATGTGAATACATGAAAATATCATATCCACAAAATGGTTTTTGAATTACAAGTACTGAaaagatataataataataatgataatataaatCATCTGCTTCATTAACAGAAGTCTGGAACGTCATGAATGAAACTACCTATAATTGTCATCACCTAGCAACCATTCAGACAGCCTGTACCAAGCTTCAATAACTTCCAAGTTCCCTGCATCACCGTCGACAACTTGGCTTCTGATTTCATGGATGAGGAGTTTGACAGTGGATACTACAGCTTCAGTGACAATGCCTCCATCAATTCCAGTGGCTCCATTTCTCCTAACTCTAGTGCCATGGACCAACTGCAACAGAAGTTTCTTGAGGATTCCAGCCTGAAAAACGAGTGTTCTAACTTTGATGATCTGTGTGTGTACGAGTCCATCATGGATAGTTGTTCAAAACCCTGTGATGTTTTAGAGGCCAGGAACATGTCGTCTGCTGTCATTGTGTCATCTGCCATCAAGTTTAAGCACTCCAAACAACAGTGTCCTGTGTGCGGGAAGACCTACAGAGGAAACACCAACTTGAACTATCACATGGCTACCCACACCGGCATCCGGCCTCACAAATGTTCCATCTGCGGCAAGGCCTTTACCCAGAAGTCCACTCTGCGCACACACTTCCGGATTCACACAGGCGAGAAACCGTAAAAGTGCCGGACCCGTGCATTTGCGGACTACTCCACCTGCATGAAGCATGAGCGGACCCACAGCAGGGAGAAGCCATACGCATGCCCAGAGTGTGGAAAGTGTTTTGCCCAATCCGGAAATATGCTCCGACATCGGCAGACACACAGGAAAAACTGAAATTCCACAGGAACGTGTCATCTCCTGTCATTGTGTCATCTGCCGTCAAGTTTAAGCACTCCAAACACCAGTGTCCTGTGTGCAGGAAGACCTACAGAGGAAACACCAACTTGAACTATCACATGGCTACCCACACCGGCATCCGGCCTCACAAATGTTCCATCTGCGGCAAGGCCTTTACCCAGAAGTCCATTCTGCGCACACACTTCTGGATTCACACAGGCGAGAAACCGAAAAAGTGCCGGACCTGCACCCGTGCATTTGCGGACTAATCCACCTGCATGAAGCATGAGCGGACCCACAGCGGGGAGAAGCCATACGCATGCCCAGAGTGTGGAAAGTGTTTTGCCCAATCCGGAAATATGCTCCGACATCGGCAGACACACAGGAAAAACTGAAATTCCACAAAAAGTGCTTATACATTATAGAATACATTCAAGAAAGTGAGAATATTTACATTCTGAATCCCTTGTGTTGTTTTTTAGAGAGTTTGTTATTACTGCATGAAATcagtattattcatttttcaatgtatatgtattgcattatgttttatgtattttaacatgTGGAATgttcatgtaaatgtatatagtacattgtacttgtaattgtgttt
This region includes:
- the LOC136270539 gene encoding LOW QUALITY PROTEIN: zinc finger protein 79-like (The sequence of the model RefSeq protein was modified relative to this genomic sequence to represent the inferred CDS: deleted 2 bases in 1 codon; substituted 1 base at 1 genomic stop codon): MKHERTHSREKPYACPECGKCFAQSGNMLRHRQTHRKLKFHRNVSSPVIVSSAVKFKHSKHQCPVCRKTYRGNTNLNYHMATHTGIRPHKCSICGKAFTQKSILRTHFWIHTGEKPKKCRTCTRAFADXSTCMKHERTHSGEKPYACPECGKCFAQSGNMLRHRQTHRKN